agacttGTTTGCATTTGAAAGTGCTTGATGAAGTAGTTAATTGCCGAAATATAGAGTGCATCTACAAAGATAAATTGTTGCCGCATGTCTATTGAAATTCTCAGTTAGTACTTTATCAATATTGTCGATGATGTAAATTATTTCCCCCTGCACTAGGTTGACAAGCTGCCGGCGGCTTCCCACACCGCCCCTCCTCCCAAGCTACACCCCATCCTCGCAGACGATAGAGGAGGCGCCGTGCATACAGCAAAGCTATGGTGGCGCGACTGGCCTGCTCGTTGACGAGCCGTGCATCGATTCGGCAGCGCCACATGGCTCCGTCGATCACACTGGTCTGCGTCGTGCACGTCGACGAGGGAGCTGCACGCAGCCGCGGGACACTGGTGACCAGGAGGTTGACATGCTCATCCTAGAGATGCCACCTTTCCAGGGCTAGTCAGCGTCGGCTTCAAAGGTAGCAGCTTTTAGATTACCTCTCACCCCTTAATTCGGTAGAGCACCTGACTTGACTGTTAGGACGAGCCGTCAAACAGAGAAATCTTAATCGTCAACGCTGCACAATCTCTTACTGGTTGGTAGCTGCGCTTCTGACTTCTTAGTTGTAGGAATAGGGGCTTCTCTTTCTCCAGCGCCTGCCAGCGTCAGAGGCTGTCGATTGATTTCGTACTAGTACGTGATCTGATCCGAGTTTCTTTGTACCCCCAGGGTTTCGCCATTGCCGGCAACGGCAGCCTGGAGAGTCTCCAAAACGAGTAGCAGCACATGATCCGCAAGGTGAGCTACCAATTTCATGTTCGGTTAGATCCGGTGTGGTTCGATTCGTTGATGTGGAAAATGCCTGGACTCGCTTCGGTTTCGGTTGCAAGAGCTGCCGGTGCTGGTTGTGGCTCACCCTCTTGTCTAGCTACATGTTGGAGTGGTGCAGGTAGTATCCACTCATTGCACCTGCATATTTTGTATTTACTGTCGTTTGGTTCAATGGAAAATATTATGTGTTGTGTGAGTGGGTATTGTGATTGGTGGGCCGGTATTGTGCTAATCATTGATTGAtgtggtatggatgtggaaatgttgtttttttttcgagaaaacccTAGCCCAAAGATCAGCCTCTTCGAAGATCTCCTGAACCAAGTCGTGCACTGAGGGCTGGGTTCTGTCAAACACGCAAGAATTGCGGTGCTTCCAGAGCATCCAAGGCGTCAGCAGGGTGAAGGAGTCCAGCCCTTTGCACATAGGCTTAGGGGTCATCTGCCTGGCCTTGCGCCACCACTCATCGAGGGAGGCGTCGTTGTTGTCCGGCGGCTGGCAGGTCATGCGGAGGCGAGCTAGCACCTCGTGCCAAACCTGTCGCGAGAAGGGGCAGGCGAGGATGAGATGGTGCATGGTCTCAGGCATCTGGTCGCAGAGGAGGCAGCGAGGATGGTGCTAGAGGCCGCAAGGCGTTGGGCAGTCCAGCAGCGATCCATGCCGGCAAGCCAAGTGAAAAACCTAACCCGCGGCGGCGCCCACGTCTTCCAAGTAAGCTTCCAAGAGCTGGAGGCAGTGGAGCCATGGAATTGCGCAAGATAGCAAGACTTGGCGGTGTAGGTACCACTGGCAGTCCACTTCCAGACCAGCCTATCGGGCTCCATGCCAAGCGTTGTGCGCGAAACGGCCGCCCAGAGCGCCAGGTATTGGCCAATCTCGTGCACGCCAAGGAGGCCGTGGATGTCCTGAGCCCAGGCGTTTCCAAGCAGCCCTTGGGCGACCGTCCTAACCTTGCGACGGCGCTTGGGGATGCAACCGTAGAGGCTGGGCGCGATCTCACGGACGGCGCGGCCGTCGATCCACATGTCTTCCCAGAAGAGTGCGTCGCGGCCATTCCCAACCGTCATGGTGGTGGAGGCAAAGAACAGCGCTCGTTCCTCAGGCGTGAACTGTAGGTCCAGGTCGCTCCACGCACGGCGATCGTCTGTGCGGGAGAGCCAGGGCCAGCGAAGTCGCAGCGCAAGGCCCGTCCGCTCCATGTCCGATATGCCCAGGCCGCCATACGAGATGGGCCTGCAGACGCGGCTCCAATTGACGTGGCAGTTGCCACCTTTTGCTTCCTTCTTTCCCTCCCACAGGAATCCCCTTTTGATCTTGTCGATGAGTTTTAGCGTTTTCTTGGGAAGTCCAAGCACAAGCTGGTGGTGGATGGGAATGGCGCTGATCACCGCCTTGATCAGCGTTGCTCGCCCAGCCTTGGTCATGAGCTTCGCCTTCCAGGTGGGGAGGCCAGCAGCAGCGCGTTCAACCAGAGGTTGCAGCTGTGCAGCCATTGGTCTCCGCAGAGTCAGCGGTATGCCGAGGTAGGTGAGCGGCAGGCCGAACGTGGGGCAGCCGAGCTCATGCAGCACCGGCGCTGCGGTTTCCTCGTCGCAGCGAATGAGCGTGGCCGAGCTCTTAGCGTAGTTGACCTGGAGCCCGGACGCGCGGCCAAAAGGCCGCAGGATCTCACGCATGGCGGTCACGTCTTCCATCGTGGGGCAGCAAAACAGCACTACGTCGTCGGCATATAGCGAAAACGCCGGGATGCGTCGCCGTGGGTGCAGCTGGTGCAGGATGCCCGCACTGATCGCGCGCTGGACGAGGCGGCCGAGGGCGTCGACGCCCAGGACGAAAAGCTGCGGCGAAAGGGGGTCGCCCTGTCGTAATCCTCTCCGGTGCCAGATGGGCGGGCCGGGCTCGGTATATGTAAGGGCTTATCTAGCATAATGGAGGGACATGGGCGGACGCAGCGGGGGGGCCGGGGGGCCGTGGCCCACCCAGAAATTCTGCCGGCCCAAAATGATACCCCATGGAAAAAGGCCTGATTAAGCGATTAGCCCAGATTGGAGCAGAGGTCGTCCAGTCGAGGTCACGAGGCTGCGGTCTCCTCTCCAGTCACGCGATTCCCCGCGCGGCCGCTCCCTGACCGCCGCCCTGGCTGCCGCGGCCGCTCCCTGACCGCCGCCCTGGCTGCCGCGgccccggcgccgccgccgcccgccctcGACTCTGCGTCTCTGCCCAGTCCGGCTGTCCGCCCGGCGCCACCCGCGGCCCGCCCTCTCTGCAGCTCTGCCCTCACGGCCTCACCGCGTCCCAGCCCCGCCGCTCGGCCGTTGCAGCGGCGCAGCGACGCACTGACCGTCGGACCTGATCTTACCGCCGAGCCACTGGCCGACGAGCAAACGACCTGGCCGCGACCAGAACCAGAAGTGAGCTCCTATTCAACTATTTTCTGATTTTCTCTGTTTGTCTGTTCTGTTCTATGTGACTCTGTCCGTTAAATACAAGCATGTCAGAGTGTTTGAGTGATGAAGAACGCATAAAATTGCTAAATTTCTAATGTTTCAATGTATCAATTGTGTAGAAAACTAGAAACGAAGAGGAATAGCCAAATTGCGCTACTTTTTGAGAAACAAACATATGATTATAAtcgtgcatatttaatatatataTTGAACTTCAATTTTGACAATAAATTTGTCTTATATACTGTTCATTACTTTATTAGGCAATTTTTTCACATTTTGGGGggacgcaaaaaaaaaaaaatttggagGTGTGCCCCCCTTCCAATTCTTTCCTGCGTCCGCCACTGTGGAGGGATACCAAACAAGAGCTCTAATTCCATTTCCATGGGCGATGATATTTTTTTGTTTTCCTCTAATATTTTAGGTAGGCCGAAGCTAGAGGTAGGCTGATATCATCATTCACTTTGTTGACATCCTAAGCGAGGGGTCTATATAGGGCTTCTATACATCTATAGTCTGGGAGCGGTGTTTTGAAAcatgggtgcgtatgctccctatattttaaaatgtatcttacatatattttaaatttttaaaaaatttgaaactaaaagttcgcacgtacatcttcacgtgctacatgctcacaaagtcgtttcgtaAAAAAtcaacttatcatgtgacgtgtgtaaaaaagacaaaattcagtgctaaaaataatgttttcacaagataaactttctcttttttatatagaccacacaaaatattgttttttcgtgaaacttgacgaacacacgtatattatggagatgtacatgtagaattttttatccaaatttttcgacatttcgaaatataattttttggtagagggagcatacgcacccgggagccgaattgaatttccgctatAGTCTTTGTTAACTCATCTTAGCAAAACACGCTGTGAGCATGGGATATTTATGTGTTTGGCAGGTCATTCATGAATTGCCAAtcaatcatgtcttttacttacCATTTGACCATTCTACTTGCATGTTAACTTCCCAATTCTTGACAAAGTGAAGAGAACTACTATGTTTGGTTGGCGTGAACTTACATTTACACCCTCGTAGACTCTACACAAATTATTATTTTTGATAAAGAGAATATATCAATATCATGCAAATATCATATACAACCACCTCTGCAACAACGCCGCGCCCTAACGACAATACAGATACACATAGCTAaaaaaaattacagaaaataaaaGTCCACCTTGTAGCAACAGACCAAACACCACAACTAGAAATCCATCTTCTCCACAAGTGACACCTCAAAGAAGGGAATAGTGCACAAGCACAGTACACGAATCATTGGCACAACAGTAGTGGTAAGCTTGACTGGTGTGTTGATCAAATTAGTTTCATCATAAAATATATGTAATATCAAATGTATTAGCAGCATTTTCCACAAGCTTGATCAAATTTAAATAGGTTTGACTTAGATGAAGCTAAAACTTCTACTAATCTGCACATAGGGACTAGTACTCAACAGCTCAGCAATACATACATTGCATATCATAAACCACATACAGAAGTACATCAACCTTCGTGCATGCCCAGAGTTTTACGATCACAACGCAACAACAAACTTAACAAATGTTTGTTCAAAACAATCGACTATGACAACAAAAGAAATCTGCATATTTCTCCAAGCCAGTCATTTGCGTTAGTTAAAGGGGACTGGACAATGTATGATCGTGTTTACTCAGGGCAGCAAGAGCAGGAGACACAGTCATCAGTCAGGGCTTAGTGTTCCGGGGTCAGGGTCTGCTTCCTCTGAGGACTCACATGTTTCCCTGAGCAAAGGCGATGCAAAAAAAAAGAGTTATTTCTCTTAAGCTATTCATCCTTGAGGACTCGCCTGTTTTCCTCCGTGAATATGTCGTGTGGGCTTTGCATAACACCGCTCAAAATAGAGTGCATGCTCGTTGGCTGAACTGAACGGAAATGCAGCGTGGGGTGTTGAAGAGTACGATCTGTGAATGCAATTCCCATTTCTCGATGGATTTTCTACTATAAAAAAAGTAAATGTTGCACATTCACTGAAAATAACATTGGTTGGCTAGTCTACAGTATAATTGAAAATAACAATGGTTGGCTAGTCTACAGTATAATTTAAAATATAACGCAACATACAGTTACTGCCATAGATTGCCATTTTTGCTGCGACAGGATACTAACCCAGTGGTAACTGAAAATCATCGCCTAGCCTCAAATGTACAAATGAAGATGGCATGAGGGCACTGGGGTTAGCTGACCCCAATGAAAGTTGGAAAACCAGCACTATCTAATCTAGCTTCGTCAATTTTACCTAGCTCCGTCAATTCACAATGGTCATACCAAGTTTTGGGGTGCTTTGACATTTAGCGAGAAATCATTACTAAATCAGTTTACAGGGAAGTACTCTGCTAGTGATTCATCTACACAGAAACTTGAaacatatgtagaagagatgagacAAGTTACCGGCAAACGTGGGGAGCGACGCACAGAGCCAGGAGATGCTGCCGACAAGGCAGAAGCTCTTCTCTTAGCAGGAAGAGCCCTCTTCTTGTTCTTACTTTGGGAGTGGCTTTGATCAGCATCATTTCTGCTACTAGAATCAACTGACATCATCGGTGGAGATGAGACTGGTAGAGGGGAAGCATCTGGACAAAAAGTTGTGCTTACCGGAAGAGTCCCTGTGGAATCAAAGTAATCGAAATCAAAGATTTTAAAGATGAAAGCTTATGTGCACGGTTCAGGAGAGCATACAAAACCCAATCTTGTACGTGATGGATCATTCAGAACATCTACATCTGATTTCAGCAATCCTCAAACACCAAAATCAAAGAGTCGCCTATGTACACATGGTTACTGGGAGGAAACATGCATGTTTAAGCTTACTAACACACAACAGTAAAGGGTGGACATGCATGCAGATTGTTTGTTGCCCTGATGTGAGATGTTTATGAACTTATGCTCGGCAAAAAACTAAATATTGGGTACCGTTCATCGAAGCAGCCTGGATCctttctcgggtgattcttacaaACTTGGGTAGATCGTTAGCGAGGTTCAAATCCTTGAGCAGTTCCTCGGAGTCTTTGTCAAAGTTTAAGACCATCGAGAACTCCTTCTCGGGAGCTTGCGAGTCAACTTTGTCAAAGATGAATCTCACACCTGGAGGGAAACAGCGTGATTGTGAGGAGGAAACAACGTGATTTTCCTTCAGCACGGCACTAAAATTTATCGGTTACCTCCTACTTCCTCGACAACCTGGAAGCCGGCAAACTGTTGGTACCATGAAAGAACTTTGTCTATATCTTCCCTCCACTGTCCGTCTTCACTGTTCTTCGTTTCGAGAGCCTCGACAGCTGCCACGGTACGTGTACTTCGTCAATGTACGGTCTATGTAGGCACAGTTCAATCAAGGGGGAATTAGTGGGACGACAGATATAAAGCTACACTGTTTCAACAGTATATATGTACCACGGCAGCGCTAACTCCCCCCCCCAAATTGCAACTAACAATATCAAAGATTACCCTGGAGCGCATGTGATACGACGGCGGCATGCTGGACTCTCCTGTTCCTCTGGTCGGCGACCATGTTCCTGAGCTGCTCGCCTGCGGCAGCCGAGGCCGAGATCGACTCCCTAATGCGCTCGCATTTCCTCTCCTTGGCGATTTTAACTGCAAAAGTTGATTTCGCCATGACCAATCATCCAGGAACTCACAGGTAAACGCAGAAAGGACGGCGTGCAGCATCAGGTGAAAGAAATGTGCAGAGCTCAGGGTATGCGCTTACGGGACAGGGTTTGCGCTAGGTCAGCCTCCAGGTCGCGGAGCTGCCTCTGGAGCCCGGCGAGGTCCCCTGCGATGCGACACGGAGAAGAAAACCTCACCAATCAGATTCAGAGGGGAAAAGCCGCAAATTTGCAGAATTTCATTCGGCGAGCGGAAATCGCCCGCATTCGGCGGCGCCGGTTGAAAAGGGGACAGAGGGAGGGAGGAGGGGGCGTGCCTTTGCGCGAGAAAGTTTGGTGGGCGCCGGAGCGGGCGGATTGTAGGCCGGCGCGGAAGGCCGCCCAGGCGGAGGGGTCCCGGTCGGCGGCGATCTGCCGCTCGCAAGCCGCCCCCTGCGCCGCCAAGTCCACCTGCATCTCCGACTCCGGCCCCGCTGCTGCCATCTCCTCGAGCGGGCGCACGAGTCGCAGCCGGCGAGGCGCCGCCGGCGCTGAGATCGATCAGCGGCGGCGGAATGGGAACTCGTGTTTGCCCCTCTACTCGCTTCTTCTGTTTCTGTGCTATTTACAGTTCTGCCCCTCCCTGGGTTTAAGCTGCTGGCTTTCACATTCTAATCCAGGGCCCACTAGTCAGTGACATGCGTAGGCTAGTCAAACCTGGGCAAAGATTTTTCTAGGGCACAAGTGACCCATTAAAATGTGATTGCAAAAGGAAAAAAAGATATCTAATTTTAGGAACATCTCTAAGGCTGGTGCCAAGGCGGGCGTTTGGCGGGGCGATACCGCCCGCGACGGGGCGAGAGGCAGGCGGGAGAGGGGCGAGACGGGAGTGGCAGGCGACGGCGGGGGCGCTCGGCGCTATCGCCCGCTCCCGCCGGCTAACGCCCGCGTTGGAGGCGAGAGCGAGGCGAGAGCGGCGGGAGCGAGGCGGCAGGCGTTGGCAAGCGAGAGCGGGCGGCGAGAGCGAAGCGAGAGCGGGCGTTAGGCGGGCGGTAGGCGGGCTAGAGGCGGGCGAGAGCGGGCGAGAGAGGGGCGGTAGTgtgtaacggctagctgacgtggcgcactctgattcgtccacgtcagctagccgttgggtagccgttgctggttcaaaaaaccctaaatttcatccccaccccctgtaaataccccccatatggtttcactcacTCCACACCCATTTCATCTCCATTCATCACCTTCCCTCTCTCaaatcttctccaccatgtccggttggactccaccagatTGCACCATGTTCACGGATCTGATCCACGACGGGTCACCAATAGACCTCGATGGTGTCTCTCCGACACATGGTCGCACCAATGTCGGTTCTTCGCCGCTTCCCCGAGTTTTATACTCCTCCGGCACACCACCTCCGGGGCCATATGGCCCATACGCTCCACCTCCGGCGCCATATGGTTCATACCCTCCGCCTCCGTATCCATATCCCCAACCACCTCCAACTGCTCCACCTACAGGTAGCGGGAGTGGCACTGTACCTCCGTACCCACCACCGTCGTACGGTTCATACCCTCCACCTCCGTATCCATACGCGCCATATGGTCCGTACCCCCCCACCTTCTGAAGCTCCCGCTCCAAGCTCTGAGTCCAATGCCGCGGAAACAATCGTACCACCGCATGCAAAGAGGCT
This Lolium perenne isolate Kyuss_39 chromosome 1, Kyuss_2.0, whole genome shotgun sequence DNA region includes the following protein-coding sequences:
- the LOC127342617 gene encoding kinetochore protein SPC25 homolog isoform X1 encodes the protein MAAAGPESEMQVDLAAQGAACERQIAADRDPSAWAAFRAGLQSARSGAHQTFSRKGDLAGLQRQLRDLEADLAQTLSLKIAKERKCERIRESISASAAAGEQLRNMVADQRNRRVQHAAVVSHALQAVEALETKNSEDGQWREDIDKVLSWYQQFAGFQVVEEVGGVRFIFDKVDSQAPEKEFSMVLNFDKDSEELLKDLNLANDLPKFVRITRERIQAASMNGTLPVSTTFCPDASPLPVSSPPMMSVDSSSRNDADQSHSQSKNKKRALPAKRRASALSAASPGSVRRSPRLPGNM
- the LOC127342617 gene encoding kinetochore protein SPC25 homolog isoform X2 yields the protein MAAAGPESEMQVDLAAQGAACERQIAADRDPSAWAAFRAGLQSARSGAHQTFSRKGDLAGLQRQLRDLEADLAQTLSLKIAKERKCERIRESISASAAAGEQLRNMVADQRNRRVQHAAVVSHALQAVEALETKNSEDGQWREDIDKVLSWYQQFAGFQVVEEVGGVRFIFDKVDSQAPEKEFSMVLNFDKDSEELLKDLNLANDLPKFVRITRERIQAASMNGTLPVSTTVCPDASPLPISSPPMMSDDSSSRNDADQSHSQSRNKEALPAKRRASALSAASPGSVRRSPRFPGNM